ttaaagtaaatgattttttaagtgaGATTgaaattggttttttaaaaagtgagccaGGTATACCAGCTAAAACAAGTTATGCTCCCTAATTAACTCTGACGCGGGTCATAGTGTCATCGTGAATTGAACGTATGTAGGTGAGACACCCATAGATTCTATTGACCCCTTCTAGTGTTACACTTAAGTTTcatcaagtttctttttttcttctttttttttttttaatggagttttgctcttgttgcccaggctaaagtgtaatggcctgatctcggctcaccgcaacctctgccaccacacccggctaattttgtattattagtagagacagtggtttctccatgttggtcaggctggtctcgaactcccgacctcaggcgatcttcccacctcggtcttccaaagtgctaggattacaggcgtgaaccaccacactgggccagtTTTATCAAGTGTTAAGTTGTAAGAGCTCATTGATTTTTCTTAGGAACCCATAAAAAtccttttcatttataaattttttcccCCCTGGTTTTCTTGTGAAGGGAGTGCTGATAGACTAATTATAATAAACAAACATTGATGGTTTGGCTAGAGTGGAACACCTATTTACAAATTTAATATAGTAATCCTTTAGATTAAGATAAAAAAGGAAtgccatttttcatttctttacctTTGGTTAAGTGAGGAAAGGCTTAATAATGGAAATTAAATCGTCCAGCATAATTTAAGTAATTGCTAATCATAACTTTCCCAGCATTCCAGGTCGTAAATTAAAACCAATTCTGTTTAGAGGCTTTACCAATATATCTTCAATGGCAGCCATATGGAATCATTTCTGGTCAGACATAAAGCTGGAGAGATTGGTTCTGCCCCTGAAGGCCCTCAATCTTTCCTACTGCCAAAAGAACGATGGCGGAGGCCACATCCATCTCCCTAGGTGTTGATGTGACGCTGTCTCCGTGAACTGGTTTGTTGGGGAGCAGCCTTTGCCGCAGGCCCTGTTTGagttccttactccttacacatTCTCAGAACTCTTTCTCCCCCTGTCTGCCTGCCACTTCCTTTTCTACTGTTTTCATCCTGCATATGTTGATGTGAGACCCACACAGTTCCCTGGCTCAAGTTTTACCCAGGACACTCTCAGTTAGGACAGGGTTTAAATATGACCCCAGTCTTCACAATCCCAACTCTGCCGGGCTGAGTTGCCAAGTGGAGGTTGTCATTGTGTCTTCTGAGGACTTGAACTGAATTGAGCCTCTGTCTCCACTCCCCTGGCACTTTCCGATTCATTCTGCCTGGCTTTTATCTGTAATAATAAAACTGGTTGTTATTTTCCTGATGGGCCTCCAGACTCTCATTAGCTTTCACTCTGAATACCAAAGCACAGAAGAAACCACTTTGCCAGCTGAGCCGAAGGGAGACTTTCTGGCAGAGCCCAGGGAGTTGTGGTGGATTTCCCACCCCCGGTAGCAGGGGCTGCCAGTGTTCCCAGGCTCCCGCCTGGCAGGGGGCATTGCTGGCCTGCCAGGGGTGAACCCACCTGTAGGATAAAGGAATCAGAGGAAGAAGCTTAGGGGTGAGTCAGGGGATAGGGGTCAGAGGTCTCCATGTTCTCCCCAAGCCCACACTCCACCTCCCCAGGCAGGTTCCACTCTAGCCAACCACATCCCACTGACAAGTTTCTAGAAGAGCCAACCTGAATTGTTCCAAGGGAATTGAGCCCCGGGTCTTCCAGCTCAGATTTTCCTGGTCAGACTCTAGGGCTCTTCTTACCGGCAGCTTGAAGAGGAACAACACACTGTAATCAAGAAATAGGTGCACTCAGGTCTCTGGAGCCCCGCTTTTCCAGTGGGCTGTGTCAGCAGGCCTCGCCAGCTGGGGGGCTAGCTTGGTGCTGGATCATTGATACGCCTGGCTTCTCATTCATTCTGCAGGCTGAGCCCTTCACACAGAGGCAGAAGATGTGGGCTGCTGTCTGTTGACTCTTCCTCTGGGAAGGCACTGTGTGAATCATTTCATGGggcttatttcactgaattcCCTCAACAACCTCTATGAAGTATTTGCTTTTagtatccccatttcacagatggcaaaactgagcccctgggaggtgaagtgacttgccctgCTTCACACAGTTAACATGGTGAGGAACCAGGACATGACTCTGTGTAGTCTGATGGTAGCAATGACGTGACGGTAAGCGGCTTCTCTAACAATGGAAACCCTACGTAACACCTCGTATACTTAACCCTTCCATAGCAAATCATTTTCAAAGCATGTCAAAGATATCCCCATAGACTGTTATCCTGAAGGCTTAACTGCCTTTTGGCTAGTTAGGTCTTGATGGAATTTCATGTAGTTGTCTACATTAGAGCTTCGTTTTTAATAGGGCAGGCTTATCTTTCTTTGCCTCTGTGATAGAAACTGTTGAGGTCCCAACGGGACTACAGCATCCAGGGCACATACCCAGAGAGATTTCTCAGCAGTGAATGACTCTGCCTGAATGCTCGGCCACATTCCTAAAGTAGAGAGGGGTTACACAGTGGACGAGCTAACCGCGCTGAGATTCTGCAAAGCACAGCATAGCTGCTTCGGAAAGAATACCACTGTCAAGTATGAGTGTTGCTAAACTGCATAGGAGCTTAATGctccttaaaaacaaacacacaaaagaaaacccAGCCCTCAGACATGACCTCTGGGACCTTATCAACAGTTTTTCTACACTAGAGTGGACCGGTTTTGTTTTTGCCTGAGAACCATGACATAGAAAGATACTAAGCAATGATTGCAAAGAGTGCTTCTTACAAAAGCTAGGACTGATTTGATGGGAATGTGCATCTGTGTGGATATTTTCACATCCATGAGAAGCACAAATCCACtgcaaatgtaattaattttaacAGCACGCCAGAGTTAGCTGCAATGAGACTAActtgttttttcagtttatttccaACTCCAATACCTGTggattatatatacacacacatttgggTACAAAAAATGTACCTGTCTTTAAGCTGGCCTTAGGAACTCCTCCTACGCAAAGAGGAGTCTGAGAAAGACTACCTTTTAAAATAGACCTGTATAAACTACTTCTATTgagtttaaaaaccaaaaaacccagcTACTTCAATAGGACATGCtgctaataaaataattctactatTATCTTTAAGATGATGAAAGTTTTTGgggttttcctttgttttcttgagacagggtggctcactgcagcctctaccttccaggctcaagtaatcctcctgtctcagtctcccaagtcgctgggactataagtgtggcccagctaatttttttttttttttttttttttttgcagagacagggctcttgccatattgcccacccaggctggtcttgaattccagggtcaagtgatccttctgcctcagcttcccaaactgctgggattacaggcatgatccactgtgcctggcctgataaaaattttaaattcaaacttGCAATTTGTACATTAAGTtgactgttttttttaaaaggctggatGAAATCTTTTTCTGTGCTTAGCAGGCCCAGACATGCAGACCAATGCTGCAGACTTAGACGTTAACACTGGTAAGCCATGGGAGACGAATTTTGCATTCTACATAAGAAGAGTAGGAACTGAAACGCCGAAAATACTTCATTGTAAAGGATATCAAGGAACATCTGTGCCATAACCACACTTGTATACAGACGGTCCCTGACTTATGATGATTTCACTTacgatttttcaactttatgatgtgGTGAAAGTGAGATGCATTCAGTAGGAACTCACTTTGAGGATCCATACAACCATTCAGTTTTTCACTTTCAGGGCAGTATTCAATACATTACATGAGAAAGTCAACACTGTATTTTACATTGGCTTTGTTTGAGATGATTTTGACCTGCCATCGGCTgctgtaagtgttctgagcatgttgaAGGTAGGCTGGGCTAAGCGGTGATGCTCAGTGGGTTAGGGGTATGAAACCCATTTTCAACTTACTCTGGGGTTGTTGGGACATTACCCGTTGTAAGTTGAGGAAGAGCTGTGTGTGTTTTTGGGTATGTGTCGCTGTAATGTAAATGCTTTCTTAGGACAAGCGCGGTGACCGGGATACTGAAAAGTTAGGTTATAAACCCAAGACCTTACCTGTAGAAGCTGGCAGGTCTGGTTAAGGCTTTCGTCACCTCCTGCACTTTCTGCCCTTTCTGATACCCAGTGTCGCAGCAAGAAGCAGGCGTCAGGGAGGCAGGCTTGGAAGTCAATGTTCTGATCTTCAGAAAAACAGCCAAAATGAATGTTTCCTTCCAAAACCCATAGGCTGGATGCCAAATTCAACAGTTACACCATTGTTCTAAATGTCTCACAACTCCTGTTTGGAATTGCCCTCCAAATTCACAGGGGCAAATCTCGTATAGATTTGTATTTCATTGATGAAGCACAGTTTGTATTAAACACGGTGCTGTGGGGACCTGACCCAGTGACGCTCTCACATGGCCATGATTTACTGAGCGCTGGGGTAGGGGAGGAAGACAAGAATTCCACTTAGGGGTGGGGCTGGCTTCTGGGCAAATTTTGATTTGGCCAGGCTGGGTAGGAAGCATGTGAGTCCAATGGAGACACCCGAACGGTGTTTCACATACAGCAGCCCAGCCTGTCAGTAGGCGCTTGCTTCAACTGTGCCCTCTCCTCCCAGGGGCCGTTTCTGGGTCTCTGAACACACAGGGTTACTTTGAAACTTGGGGCCTTTGCACAAGTTCTTCTCCGTGACTCAGCTGGCCTCTCCCTTGCCTGCTAAGGCAGATTTCTAACTCCTCTTTCAAAATTGAGCTCAGAGGCATCTCCCCCAGGAAGAAGACGCCCTGACCCCCCACCCTTTCCTAACCAGGGCTGGAGAGGGGACTAGCCTTGAGCGAGCCACcttaggccgggcactgtggtaGGACTGTCTCCCTGTGACCTTGTTTGACTCCATGACACGGCACCATTGTCCTCATTTTCCAGACTCGGAAGCGAGTCACACAGCAAGCCAGGGGCAGAACCCAGAGGCAGACCCAATCTGTGCCAAGCTTAGCCTCACTGTGGCCCTGCCCTGTCACTCTAATGTTATTTAGGAATTTCAAAGGCTGTCCCCTCTGCTCCACGAACTCCGGAGTCTGGCGGCTGTGGCCAGATGGTGGCCCGTCCAGGCTCAGGCGCAGCTGGGAAAGCTGGCGCTGGTGATCTGGGGGTGGCCCAGTCCCAATCCCAGTGGAGCCAAGAGGAGGTGGCTTCTTGGCTGGCAGTTGTCTCTCAGGCCCTGGCAGTCACAGTGGGCACCCTCCTCACTCTGCTTATCACAGGCTAATAGAAAACAGGGCCCTGTGTCTCTCTGACACTTCTCTCCTGAGCCTCCTCTCTCAGTTGCAACCAGGACCACGTCTCCCCGCCCTCCCCTCCTCAGCACTGCAGGACTCTGAAGCTCCCAGCTCAGGGTCACGCCTCTGGCTACACTGGAGTCCTAttctgtgcttttctttctttttcaatggTTCTCTACTTTATGGAAAAGTACTTTTCATTAAATATGTGAGAACATTGTAAAATTTTATGGGAGTGAACCAAACTATTTTGGGTATCATACTtacagaagctttttttttttttttaatttaaaaggagAACAGGAaacaatgttttgtttgtttgtttgtttgttttttgtttttgctttgcacTTTCTTATCAGATTTATAGAGACGTGAAACTCTGTAAATACCAGATCTAGTAGGGGACAAACCCCAACAAGTAAAATGAACAGCCCTTGCTGCTTATGCCATCTATATCTTCCTGCTCATGGTGGCCTCAGTTCCTTATCATTCGTCCTCACCTCACCTCTCAGGGCTCTCCTGAAAGGTCTCAGAGGAGCTTGACCAGCTGCCGCGTTCTTCCGAAGGGCGATGTGGAGGCGATGGCAAGCAAAGCATGCTGGGCACGAAGGGTCTGGATCCTCCCATGTGCCTTTCATGATCCGGTGCCTGGGAAAGAGTGACCAGGGTTAAAGCCAAAGAATGACATTTAACCAAGATTCTGTTCAGTTCAGTTCCAAGATGAACACAGGAGGCGCACAACTCCAAAGGTGTTTAAAGCAGCTGGTGAGTGTATGTTCATACAACTTCCTTACGGATGTGGGTTTCCAAAGACACAAAGTCAGCCCCAGGCAAATAGGGTGGTGTCCCTAGCTCCAGGGCCAGGTTCATGAGTTTCTGTCTATAGGTCTCTCTCGCTTGCATCATTGTGTTAGCCAAGCAAGACCCCCGTCGCCCCCACCCAATGCATTTTACAGAGATCTAAATTGCAGTGGCTGGCAGGATCCCCCCCATCTCAGCAGGAAGCCAGGGGGGCAGTCAGACAGCTTGGCTTTGGCCTTTCAGGCTGTTGTACTACCTGAAATAGTCCTGAAAAATATCTAGATACTTCTTTTAAGCACTGGGAGTCTGGGAGTGTTTCTTTTCAATAAGCACTTTGAACGATTAGCCTGCAGTGTTTATAAAGCCCCCAGTCCCTCTCTTATCTAATGGTTTGGGGCCAGGCGTGTCTCAAAATTCAAATCTTGTTGAATGTTAGAAAGATCATATACTACCTTATATTTTGCATGTGGGGCAGTGCCAGTAATGAAGTTAATAATTCTGCGGCAAAATGGATGTGAATTCACACCAAGTCAAACACATATAGATACAAATAGGCTCGTAACTTTTCAGCCGGGTTTTGACACCACATAAGGTCAAATGAGTCATGAAAAACTTGTAAGTTTTCAGGGGTtttttgattttggatttctttttttttttgagacagagtcttgctctattgcccaggctggagtgcagtggcacaatttcagctcactccaacctgtgcctcatgggttcaagtgattctcctgcctcagcctccctagtagctgggactacaggcatgtaccaccacgcctggctaatttttgtatttttagtagagaaggggtttcgccatgttggccaggctggtctcgaactcctggcctcaagtgatctgcctgccttggcttcccaaagtgcgggggttacaggggtaagccaccatgCTCCTGATTTTGGAATTATTTATACGTCTAGACACTAGAGGTCCAGCTTTTGACCTCAAGGAGCTGCTTGTAACCTGCTTGGGATGGGTCAAGTTGATCTACCTGGCCACCTGCAAGGCTGGGCAGTATCCAATTATGAACCCAAGGCTGTTCTCAGGCCTCTCCTGATGCCTGGTCCTCGTGCATATGCTGTGGCATGCACGCATGCCACCCTCTTGGCCGGTACAGTCACCATGCAGGGAGGCAGGGGGTGCGACGCAGGAAAGGAGTTTGAGGCCCAGAGCAGGTGAGGATGTGGCAGCAAGGTTGGGCCATGGAATCCAAGCTCAGTGGCCCTTGGCCCCATCCTTTGTCCTGGCACCAAAGCTGCCCTTCCACCACTGAGACTTCAAGGTCCTTTCTCATACATGAAATGGGGTGAGAACAACAGCTTTGGGATTTGGCATTTCTCATGGCCTTAGAGGAACGAGGTGACTCTGTTGTTTCATGTGCTGTAGAAGTTTCCGGAAGGAAGACAGGCCTTCATTTGCTGACGTGGAGGAAGACTCATTTGTTGGGGAAATGGGTGGGATTAGGAAATATACTCAACCCCTAATTAAAGTGGTCCCGTGGTTTagattttctgaaaaagaaaagagagaagaggatgacagtcctctccttccttcaatacttcacttcttccttccctgcctctggcAGGATTATCAGGCTGGACGGGCTTCTCAGGGAATTTGTGGTGTGGTGGGGAAGGTCGCCAGGTCCGCTAGTGGCTCCATCCTAAGGTCTCCTGAAGTTTAGGAGAAACACCCCATCCGGGGACTCGTGGACAGTCTTGCTTGCCGCCCAGATGAAAACACGCCCTACTCTTCCAGAATGTATCCTGCATGGGTCCTCCTTGGTCCCCCTTCTTCTCCAGGTCACCAGCCATGAGCCCTGTGCTCACTCATGTATCCTCCAGAGGCTTCTCCTGTAAACATCTGCAAACCTCCAGCCTGAAAGCTTTACAGGCCACTCCATTTCATGTGGAAAACAGCAAGCCCAAGGAATGTACCGCAGGAAGGGTCATTACTGTGGACCAGCCTGCGGGCAGCTAGGGCTCCTGGGTCCCCTCTGCTGAGACCTGACCTAGCTGCTTAGATGTGAGACTTAGAAGCTCCCCCAGTGACCCTGCAGTGTAGCCAGAGTCGAGAGCTACTGGCCTGGTCCAGCCCTTCACCTGTTGGTTTCCTGGCCTCTGGCTTCCCAGAGCCACCCAGCTGAATGATAGGAAGTCGCGCTTCCCGGTCGCAGGTGTCCTGATTCTGCAGACCTGTGCTAGGCCTAACTGAGTCGTGTAATGACTGTGAGCGGCTCCTTTAACCTTCCCCTGAATTACTGACTGAGTGGCCTCTGTGATCCACAGGACTGAGGTTTCTCTGCACAGTTGGCTTATCAGCATCCTGAGGGCAGAGGCCAGGCTGTCCCTTTCCCTAACCCCAGCCGAGAGACGGACGGCACCTGGCCCTCCCCATGGTGACTGACTGTTCCCTTCCTTGCAGTGCCAGGACTACCGGGGCGGCGCGCTGGCTGGGGACCTCTGCGAGGACCTGTGTGTGGCGGGAAAGCTGCTGTTCCAACGCTGCCTGCACTACGACAGGGGCAAGAAGGTGCTACAGGCCGACTGGCGCGGCCGGCCCGTGGTCCTCAAGTCCAAGGAGGAGGCCTTCTCCAGCTTCCCGCCCCTCAGCCTGTTGGAAGAGGAGGCAGGGGAGGGTGGCCAGGACATCCCCGAGGCAGAACTCCTCCTGATGGTGGCTGGGGAGGTCAAGAGCGCTCTGGGCCTGGAGTTGTCCAATAGCAGCCTGGGGCCATGGTGGCCGGGCAGGCGGGGCCCGCGCTGGCGGGGACAGCTGGCCAGCTTGTGGGCCCTGCTGCAGCAGGAGGAGTACGTGTACTTCAGCCTGTTGCAGGACCTGAGCCCACACGTGCTGCCTGTGCTGGGCTCCTGTGGCCACTTCTACGCGGTGGAGTTCCTCGCCGCGGGCAGCCCCCACCACAGGGCACTCTTCCCCCTGGACCGGGTCCCAGGTGCCCCTGGGGGTGGCCAGGCCAGGGCCATCAGTGACATCGCGCTCAGCTTCTTGGACATGGTGAACCATTTTGACAGTGACTTTTCCCACCGCCTCCACCTCTGCGACATCAAGCCGGAAAACTTTGCCATCCGGAGCGACTTCACAGTAAGTGGCGCAGGGCGGTGTGTTTCTGTGCAGAGAATGGAGCTCTCGGGTCTGGTGGGAAGGAAATGAGAAGGTTTCTGAGCTTGTGTCCTGAGTTAGCAAACTACTATCGCTTCTGTAGCCTCAGAGAACTCCCACCTACCAGAACACGTCCTTTCGGGTGTCAGCAAGGAACAGATGCATCTCGAGTGAGAATCTGAATGAACGGAGCCCCCAGTGGGAGGCAGAGAGCTGGGCCAGCTTTGTCCTTCCAGAAGGCTGTTCTGCTTCCTTCACCTGAGCTCTGTGGCTGCTTCGAGCTCACGTAACAGCAACCTCTCTTGCGGGTCTGTTTAACTTGTGCAGAAAACAGTCCACAGGAGGCGAGGAGCTGCCAAGGACGATGCGGGAGGATGGCCTCCGGTGTGGGGACGCTGTTCTCAAGCTGCCCATGCTCTGTGACATCAAGTAACTTTCCCCAGTGCTTTTTGTCTGGAGAGGTTCCAGTCAGTTTCTATTCCATATGTAAGACTTCTAGAGGAACAAATGGGGTTTTAGTGCCTTCCACAAGGGAAAGCCCTGCCCAGGTAGAAATACTTGCCACTGCACCACAGGGGACATGCATGCTCATCTCCACTCTGGGGCCAGGCGGCTGTGTGAGAACAGTGAGGTGTGGAAGAACAGCAGCAGGAGCCTCAGTGTCTCCGTGTAACACAAACCCCTCTCCCTTCACCCAGCTAGGCAAACACTGATGTGTCAGATTAATGCGGCTGCGATCATCCCGGTGCCCTCatgctgtgccaggcactgggaccATCCAACAGGAAGTAGTAATAAGACTGGCAGGGATGTCGTGGCTGCAGGATGGGTTTGGGGAAGGTGGCATGCTCTGCTCCCC
This is a stretch of genomic DNA from Macaca nemestrina isolate mMacNem1 chromosome 19, mMacNem.hap1, whole genome shotgun sequence. It encodes these proteins:
- the DIPK1C gene encoding divergent protein kinase domain 1C, giving the protein MARAAGARGRAGWCGRRGRCGRCGRGALLAFAAWTAGWVLAAALLLRAHPGVLSERCTNEKSRRILAALCQDYRGGALAGDLCEDLCVAGKLLFQRCLHYDRGKKVLQADWRGRPVVLKSKEEAFSSFPPLSLLEEEAGEGGQDIPEAELLLMVAGEVKSALGLELSNSSLGPWWPGRRGPRWRGQLASLWALLQQEEYVYFSLLQDLSPHVLPVLGSCGHFYAVEFLAAGSPHHRALFPLDRVPGAPGGGQARAISDIALSFLDMVNHFDSDFSHRLHLCDIKPENFAIRSDFTVVAIDVDMAFFEPKMREILEQNCTDDEDCNFFDCFSRCDLRVNKCGAQRVNNNLQVICDKIFRHWFSAPLKSSALSFQLQLQLQEAVQECADPGVPSGNTRRDAPSVFWKLRRLLRATLRELQEAEK